In Ascaphus truei isolate aAscTru1 chromosome 5, aAscTru1.hap1, whole genome shotgun sequence, one genomic interval encodes:
- the LOC142494346 gene encoding keratin, type II cytoskeletal cochleal-like produces MPHQSTHCSSGPQHSSSHSAVLPKHGSTHSICSYSSNKVASCHQAKSGFSSKSACSAGSRGHKISGGSCHSGRSGHGYGSGSGYGIGGSFCSGGITPVTVNQGLLSPLNLEIDPNIQRMRTDEKNQIKGLNNKFASFIDKVRFLEQQNKMLETKWALLQDQNTARCQMEPLFEAFISNLRRQLESLTCESARLDAERNSMEETAEDMKRRYEEENSRRIAAENEFVGLKRDVDAAFMNKAELQDKADSLTDEINFLRVLFDAEISQLQAQISDTSVIVSMDNSRDLDMGGIIAEVRAQYEDIANRSRAEAESMYQTRFEELSMTAGRNGNDLQNTRNEIADLNRAIQRLKGEIESVKAQRAALEAAISDAEGRGEAAVRDAKNKLSELENALQKAKQDMACQLREYQELMNVKLALDIEIATYKKMLEGEECRLGKDGSVNISVLHSSTGGKHCAGGMSHGGSGHHHKSGCSSGSGRSISHVSKSNHCSGPGYSCYTGGIASKH; encoded by the exons ATGCCTCATCAATCTACCCACTGCAGCTCTGGGCCCCAGCACTCCAGCTCACACTCAGCTGTATTACCTAAGcatggcagcacacacagcatctGCTCATATTCTTCTAACAAAGTCGCTTCTTGTCACCAGGCAAAGTCTGGCTTTAGCAGTAAAAGTGCCTGTAGTGCTGGTTCCAGGGGACATAAGATCTCAGGTGGAAGTTGCCATTCAGGGAGAAGTGGACACGGATATGGATCTGGTAGTGGATATGGCATTGGGGGATCATTTTGCTCTGGAGGCATCACCCCTGTTACCGTGAACCAAGGTCTCCTGTCACCACTCAACTTGGAGATTGACCCAAACATCCAGAGAATGAGGACTGATGAGAAGAATCAAATCAAGGGTCTCAATAACAAATTTGCCTCCTTCATTGACAAG GTGCGATTTCTGGAGCAACAGAATAAAATGCTTGAGACCAAGTGGGCTTTGTTACAGGATCAGAATACTGCGAGGTGTCAAATGGAACCTCTCTTTGAGGCTTTTATCAGTAACCTCAGGAGACAGCTGGAGAGTCTAACATGTGAGAGCGCGCGCCTGGATGCAGAAAGGAACAGTATGGAGGAGACCGCAGAAGACATGAAGAGAAG ATATGAGGAAGAAAACAGCAGGCGCATCGCTGCAGAGAATGAATTTGTTGGGCTAAAGAGG GATGTTGATGCTGCTTTTATGAACAAAGCGGAGCTGCAGGATAAGGCGGATTCCCTGACTGATGAGATCAACTTCCTGCGAGTTCTGTTTGATGCG GAAATATCTCAGCTTCAGGCCCAGATCTCAGATACCTCAGTTATTGTCTCCATGGATAACAGCCGGGACCTGGACATGGGCGGTATCATTGCTGAGGTCAGAGCTCAATATGAGGACATTGCTAACAGGAGCAGAGCTGAAGCAGAATCCATGTACCAAACAAGG TTTGAGGAGCTGAGCATGACTGCCGGGAGAAATGGGAATGACCTGCAGAACACCAGGAATGAGATCGCTGACCTCAACCGAGCAATTCAGCGGCttaagggagagatagagagtgtgaaagcgcag CGTGCTGCACTGGAAGCCGCTATAAGTGACGCTGAGGGACGGGGAGAGGCGGCTGTCAGAGATGCCAAGAATAAACTGTCTGAGCTGGAGAATGCTCTGCAGAAAGCTAAGCAGGACATGGCTTGCCAGCTGCGGGAATACCAGGAGCTGATGAATGTGAAGCTGGCTCTGGATATTGAGATTGCAACTTATAAAAAAATGTTGGAGGGAGAAGAGTGCAG GTTGGGTAAAGACGGCTCTGTTAACATCT CCGTGCTACACTCTAGCACTGGGGGAAAACACTGCGCTGGGGGAATGTCCCACGGTGGAAGTGGACATCACCATAAGAGCGGATGTAGCTCAGGCAGCGGAAGAAGCATCAGCCATGTCTCCAAAAGCAACCATTGCTCAGGGCCTGGATACAGCTGTTACACTGGGGGCATCGCTTCCAAGCACTGA